Proteins from a single region of Amycolatopsis sp. CA-230715:
- a CDS encoding DNA alkylation repair protein, which translates to MTGSTSLIADVKAGLAELADPVKAPEMRRYMKSEMPFRGVPKPARSAFAKHLFAANPFSDRGIFTETVRALWRQAEFREERYLAIDLSGHRPYRRWQDAGLLGLYREMIVTGAWWDYVDEIAIRRVGPILRADRAAVTPMMLDWAAGEDRWLRRSAVICQVGAKDDTDTELLTAAVEATLADKDFFLRKGIGWALRDYSRTAPDWVRDFVSAHRGPAGLSPLSVREAMKHLS; encoded by the coding sequence ATGACCGGTTCCACCTCGTTGATCGCCGACGTGAAGGCGGGGCTGGCCGAATTGGCCGATCCGGTGAAAGCCCCCGAGATGCGGCGGTACATGAAATCCGAGATGCCGTTTCGCGGTGTACCCAAACCGGCACGCAGCGCATTCGCGAAGCACCTCTTCGCCGCGAATCCGTTCTCCGATCGGGGGATATTCACGGAAACAGTTCGCGCACTGTGGCGGCAGGCCGAATTCCGGGAGGAGCGCTACCTCGCGATCGACCTTTCGGGGCACCGGCCCTACCGGCGGTGGCAGGACGCGGGACTGCTGGGGCTGTACCGGGAGATGATCGTGACCGGGGCGTGGTGGGACTACGTCGACGAGATCGCCATCCGGCGGGTCGGCCCGATCCTGCGCGCGGACCGCGCCGCGGTCACCCCGATGATGCTCGACTGGGCGGCGGGCGAGGACCGATGGCTCCGCCGCTCCGCGGTGATCTGCCAGGTGGGCGCGAAGGACGACACGGACACGGAACTGCTCACCGCGGCGGTCGAAGCCACGCTCGCCGACAAGGACTTCTTCCTGCGCAAGGGCATCGGATGGGCGTTGCGGGACTACTCGAGGACCGCACCGGACTGGGTGCGCGACTTCGTCTCGGCCCACCGCGGTCCCGCTGGCCTGTCCCCGCTTTCGGTGCGCGAAGCGATGAAGCACCTCAGCTGA
- the pheT gene encoding phenylalanine--tRNA ligase subunit beta gives MRVPVSWLTEHLELDESVGPDELVAAFVRIGIEVDDVQALEPVTGPLVVGRVAEIEELTEFKKPIRFCRVEVGEDTSAEAEAEEGEGDEGSGLAGIRTRGIICGASNFAEGDLVVVALPGAVLPGGFEIGSRKTYGRLSEGMICSVRELGIGDDHSGILVLSPGTASPGDDANELLQLTDTVLELTPSPDRGYALSIRGLARELSNALDVPFGDPAHLEIPEAEGDAWPVRIEDTTGCRRFVMRRVKGLDAGAPSPWWIRRRLMLAGIRSISLAVDVTNYVMLELGHPLHAWDTASVKGDLVVRRAKPGEKLTTLDDVERALDPDDVVIADDTGAVSLAGTMGGAGTEIGEASTDVLLEAAHWDPASISRTARRHKLFSEAAKRFERFTDPQLCPAAVELAAKLLRQYGDGSIQPGRTDEGQVEPNPPVTMPINLPDQVAGVRYERGVTARRLGQIGCRVAVSTSDHGVAMVTAYPPSWRADLAQPADLVEEVLRLEGYDSIPSTLPAAPAGRGLTEAQRRQRSVARALAEAGYAEVLPFPFVAPSVWDDLALPEDDVRRRTVAVLNPLDADKNQLASSLLPGLLETLQRNLARGAKDVALFHIGQVVLPPESAVAVPDPAVSARPSDEELAALEAAVPAQPKHVAVVISGQLRRAGWWGEGEQATWADAIEAARIVAAASGVELTTHTADLLPWHPGRCAQLRVGDWPIGHAGELHPKVVEALGLPKRAVAMELDLDAIPQTDRRPAPSLSAYPPVLVDVALVVDESVPAAELADVLAQGGGDLLEDVSLFDVYTGEQLGEGKRSLAYKLRFRAPDRTLKADEATAARDAAVAAAADRFAAALRA, from the coding sequence TCGAGGTCGACGACGTCCAGGCGCTCGAACCGGTCACCGGTCCGCTGGTGGTCGGCAGGGTGGCCGAGATCGAGGAGCTGACCGAGTTCAAGAAGCCGATCCGGTTCTGCCGGGTCGAGGTCGGCGAGGACACCTCCGCCGAGGCCGAAGCCGAAGAGGGCGAAGGCGACGAGGGTTCCGGCCTCGCCGGGATCCGCACGCGCGGGATCATCTGCGGTGCCTCGAACTTCGCCGAGGGCGACCTCGTGGTGGTGGCGCTGCCGGGCGCGGTGCTGCCGGGCGGGTTCGAGATCGGGTCGCGCAAGACCTACGGCCGCCTCAGCGAAGGCATGATCTGCTCGGTGCGCGAGCTCGGCATCGGCGACGACCACAGCGGCATCCTGGTGCTCTCGCCCGGCACCGCGAGCCCCGGTGACGACGCGAACGAGCTGCTCCAGCTCACCGACACGGTGCTCGAGCTGACCCCCAGCCCCGACCGCGGCTACGCGCTGTCGATCCGGGGGCTGGCCCGCGAGCTGTCGAACGCGCTCGACGTGCCCTTCGGCGACCCGGCCCACCTGGAGATCCCCGAGGCCGAGGGCGACGCGTGGCCGGTGCGCATCGAGGACACCACCGGCTGCCGCCGCTTCGTGATGCGGCGGGTGAAGGGACTGGACGCGGGCGCGCCGTCGCCGTGGTGGATCCGGCGCAGGCTGATGCTCGCCGGGATCCGGTCCATCTCGCTCGCCGTCGACGTCACCAACTACGTGATGCTCGAACTCGGGCACCCGCTGCACGCCTGGGACACCGCTTCGGTCAAGGGCGATCTGGTGGTGCGCAGGGCGAAGCCGGGCGAGAAACTGACCACTTTGGACGATGTCGAGCGCGCGCTCGACCCGGACGACGTGGTGATCGCCGACGACACCGGCGCCGTCTCGCTCGCGGGCACCATGGGCGGTGCGGGCACCGAGATCGGCGAGGCGAGCACCGACGTGCTGCTCGAGGCCGCGCACTGGGACCCGGCGTCGATCAGCCGGACCGCACGGCGGCACAAGCTGTTCTCCGAGGCGGCCAAGCGGTTCGAGCGGTTCACCGACCCGCAGCTGTGCCCCGCCGCGGTCGAGCTGGCGGCGAAGCTGCTGCGCCAGTACGGCGACGGCAGCATCCAGCCGGGGCGGACCGACGAGGGCCAGGTCGAGCCGAACCCGCCGGTCACCATGCCGATCAACCTCCCGGACCAGGTCGCGGGCGTGCGCTACGAGCGCGGCGTCACCGCGCGCAGGCTGGGCCAGATCGGCTGCCGGGTCGCGGTGAGCACCAGCGACCACGGCGTCGCGATGGTCACCGCCTACCCGCCGAGCTGGCGCGCCGACCTGGCGCAGCCAGCCGATCTCGTCGAAGAGGTGCTGCGGCTCGAGGGGTACGACAGCATTCCCTCGACCCTGCCCGCGGCGCCCGCCGGTCGCGGTCTCACCGAGGCGCAGCGCCGCCAGCGTTCGGTCGCCAGGGCACTGGCCGAGGCCGGATACGCCGAGGTGCTGCCGTTCCCGTTCGTCGCGCCGTCGGTGTGGGACGACCTCGCCCTGCCGGAGGACGATGTCCGGCGCCGGACCGTCGCGGTGCTCAACCCGCTCGACGCGGACAAGAACCAGCTCGCCTCCTCGCTGCTGCCGGGTCTGCTGGAAACCTTGCAGCGCAACCTCGCCCGCGGGGCGAAGGACGTCGCGCTGTTCCACATCGGACAGGTGGTGCTGCCGCCGGAGTCCGCGGTGGCCGTCCCGGACCCCGCCGTGTCCGCGCGCCCGAGCGACGAAGAACTCGCGGCGCTCGAAGCGGCCGTGCCCGCGCAGCCGAAGCACGTGGCCGTGGTGATCAGCGGGCAGCTCCGCCGCGCCGGATGGTGGGGCGAAGGGGAGCAGGCGACCTGGGCGGACGCGATCGAGGCCGCGCGGATCGTGGCGGCGGCCTCCGGGGTCGAGCTGACCACGCACACCGCGGACCTGCTGCCGTGGCACCCTGGCCGCTGCGCCCAGCTCCGGGTGGGCGACTGGCCCATCGGGCACGCGGGTGAACTGCACCCGAAGGTCGTCGAGGCGCTCGGCCTGCCGAAGCGGGCCGTCGCGATGGAACTCGACCTGGACGCGATCCCGCAGACCGACCGCAGGCCGGCGCCTTCGCTGTCGGCCTACCCGCCCGTGCTGGTGGACGTCGCGCTCGTGGTGGACGAATCGGTGCCCGCGGCCGAGCTCGCCGACGTGCTCGCCCAGGGCGGCGGCGACCTGCTCGAGGACGTCTCGCTCTTCGACGTCTACACGGGCGAGCAGCTCGGCGAAGGGAAGCGCTCGCTGGCCTACAAGCTCCGGTTCCGCGCGCCGGACCGCACGCTGAAGGCGGACGAGGCGACCGCGGCCCGCGACGCCGCGGTGGCCGCCGCGGCGGATCGCTTCGCCGCCGCGCTCCGGGCCTGA